A part of Thermococcus sp. LS1 genomic DNA contains:
- a CDS encoding DUF1614 domain-containing protein: protein MNNRRLIIPPVSLPILVVIFILFLLVFLLFSSIVMAAFAKLGIPPQVAYALFLFALLGSFINIPIAEETSYEPVIRVGEVRFFGIPYPVPYFDWEERKVIIAINVGGALVPLSIVIYELLRLVYLGQFGLLFNTLLAVTIAALFSHAIAKPVKGLGIAMPLFLPPLMALILALLLGDGNPPLVAYVSGTMGVLIGADLMNWRKIKNLGAPMVSIGGAGTFDGIFLAGLIAVLLA, encoded by the coding sequence ATGAATAATAGGCGCCTCATAATTCCCCCGGTCTCACTGCCAATCCTTGTAGTCATCTTCATCCTCTTTCTCCTTGTTTTTCTCCTGTTCTCGAGCATAGTTATGGCGGCCTTTGCTAAGCTTGGAATCCCTCCGCAGGTCGCCTATGCGCTTTTCCTTTTCGCATTGCTTGGCAGCTTCATCAACATTCCCATAGCTGAGGAAACCTCCTACGAGCCGGTCATACGGGTGGGAGAGGTTCGGTTCTTCGGAATCCCCTATCCAGTCCCCTACTTTGACTGGGAAGAGAGGAAGGTCATAATAGCCATAAACGTTGGCGGCGCTTTGGTTCCCCTCAGCATCGTCATCTACGAGCTTCTCAGGCTCGTCTATCTCGGGCAATTCGGGCTGCTCTTCAACACGCTCCTCGCGGTTACGATAGCGGCCCTCTTTAGCCATGCCATAGCGAAGCCGGTTAAAGGTCTCGGAATAGCAATGCCGCTATTTTTGCCTCCTTTGATGGCCCTGATACTGGCCCTTCTTCTTGGTGACGGAAACCCTCCGCTGGTGGCCTATGTGAGCGGAACGATGGGAGTTCTCATAGGGGCCGATTTGATGAACTGGCGCAAAATCAAGAACCTCGGCGCACCGATGGTGAGCATAGGTGGGGCTGGAACCTTCGACGGTATCTTTCTGGCCGGCCTGATTGCCGTTCTCCTGGCATAA